One genomic region from Skermania piniformis encodes:
- a CDS encoding class I SAM-dependent methyltransferase: protein MSLESVLAAYGARAGEYIDVVGRIDNAAAPDLMLVQRWAHSVEGRVLDVGCGPGQWTHYLAGLGVDVEGLDPVAEFIESAQATYPDERYRIGRAEALGVGDGALGGVFAWYSLIHTDPKQIDAPLDEFARCIRPRGGLVLGFFTGSELAPFEHAVTTAYCWPLDLLASKVEAAGFAVTHTESRADRPGRTLATILATRTVGSQLVRPLRP, encoded by the coding sequence GTGTCGTTGGAGTCCGTCCTTGCCGCCTACGGAGCCAGAGCGGGCGAGTACATCGATGTGGTCGGCCGCATCGACAATGCAGCCGCGCCCGATTTGATGCTCGTGCAGCGGTGGGCGCACAGCGTCGAGGGGCGTGTGCTCGACGTGGGTTGCGGCCCTGGCCAGTGGACGCACTACCTCGCCGGCCTCGGAGTCGACGTCGAGGGGCTCGATCCGGTAGCCGAGTTCATCGAAAGCGCGCAGGCCACCTATCCCGACGAGCGCTACCGGATCGGCCGAGCGGAAGCCTTGGGTGTTGGTGACGGCGCGCTCGGCGGTGTGTTCGCGTGGTACTCACTCATTCACACCGATCCCAAGCAGATCGACGCTCCGCTCGACGAGTTCGCGCGATGTATCCGTCCGCGCGGCGGCCTCGTGCTCGGATTCTTTACCGGCTCGGAACTCGCACCGTTCGAGCACGCGGTCACAACGGCGTACTGCTGGCCGCTTGACCTCCTGGCGTCCAAGGTCGAGGCGGCAGGGTTCGCCGTCACGCACACCGAGTCACGGGCGGATCGCCCCGGACGAACGCTCGCCACGATCCTCGCAACCCGCACAGTTGGTTCACAGTTGGTCCGACCTCTGCGCCCCTAG
- a CDS encoding type II toxin-antitoxin system VapB family antitoxin, with translation MAVTSVDLDPRLIERAKALTGERSNRAVLDLALRRLIAAKQKGAMIDGISELTDLGREIGAPVVVPDEPRAL, from the coding sequence ATGGCAGTCACAAGTGTCGACCTGGATCCGCGGCTCATCGAGCGAGCCAAGGCGCTCACCGGCGAGCGATCGAATCGGGCCGTCCTCGATCTCGCATTGCGTCGACTCATTGCCGCAAAACAGAAAGGCGCGATGATCGACGGTATCTCGGAGTTGACCGACCTCGGTCGTGAGATCGGGGCGCCGGTAGTTGTCCCGGACGAGCCTCGGGCGTTGTGA
- a CDS encoding lipid-transfer protein, whose product MSSSGNAVFSGKAAIVGIGATDYSKNSGRTELRLAAEAVQAALADAGLRPSDVDGMTTFTMDSNSEAAVARATGVPQLTFFSRINFGGGAACGTVQHAALAVATGIADVVVAYRAFNERSETRFGQFSTALAGAPTSNGVDASWSYPHGLGTPAAQVAMVARRYMHVTGATSADFGRVAVADRRHAAVNPAAFFYGKPITLADHQNSRWIAEPLHLLDCCQESDGGIALVITSAERAADLPNRPAYVTAAAQGSGADQYVMTSYYRDALTGLPEMRLVGEQLWAQSGLGPSDIQTAILYDHFTPFVLMQLEELGFCGPGEAKDFIADGAIEIDGRLPINTHGGQLGEAYIHGMNGIAEAVRQIRGTSVNQVNDVSNVLVTAGTGVPTSGLVLSA is encoded by the coding sequence GTGAGCAGCTCGGGAAATGCGGTGTTCTCCGGAAAGGCAGCGATCGTCGGGATCGGTGCCACCGACTACTCCAAGAATTCCGGCCGCACCGAGCTGCGGCTGGCCGCCGAGGCAGTGCAGGCGGCGCTGGCCGACGCCGGGTTGCGGCCGAGTGACGTGGACGGCATGACCACGTTCACCATGGACTCCAACTCCGAGGCCGCCGTGGCCCGGGCGACCGGTGTCCCGCAGCTGACGTTCTTCAGCCGGATCAATTTCGGTGGTGGGGCGGCGTGTGGCACGGTGCAGCACGCGGCGCTGGCCGTGGCCACCGGCATCGCCGACGTGGTCGTCGCCTACCGTGCGTTCAACGAGCGTTCTGAGACCCGGTTCGGCCAGTTCTCCACCGCGCTCGCCGGTGCGCCGACCTCGAACGGGGTGGACGCCTCGTGGTCCTACCCGCACGGGCTGGGCACTCCCGCGGCCCAGGTGGCGATGGTCGCCCGCCGGTATATGCATGTCACCGGCGCGACCAGTGCGGATTTCGGCCGGGTCGCGGTGGCCGACCGGCGGCATGCCGCGGTGAATCCGGCCGCGTTCTTCTACGGCAAGCCGATCACCCTGGCGGATCACCAGAACTCGCGGTGGATCGCCGAGCCGTTGCACCTGCTGGATTGCTGCCAGGAGTCCGACGGGGGTATCGCGCTGGTGATCACCTCGGCCGAGCGGGCCGCGGATCTACCCAACCGGCCCGCGTATGTGACTGCGGCGGCACAGGGTTCGGGTGCGGATCAGTACGTGATGACCAGCTACTACCGGGATGCACTGACCGGGCTGCCGGAGATGCGCCTGGTCGGCGAGCAGCTGTGGGCGCAGTCCGGCTTGGGTCCGTCCGATATCCAGACCGCGATCCTCTACGACCACTTCACCCCGTTCGTGCTGATGCAATTGGAAGAGCTCGGCTTCTGCGGCCCGGGCGAGGCGAAGGACTTCATCGCCGATGGCGCGATCGAGATCGACGGCCGGCTGCCGATCAACACCCACGGCGGCCAGCTCGGCGAGGCGTACATCCACGGGATGAACGGGATCGCCGAAGCTGTTCGGCAGATCCGCGGCACCTCGGTCAACCAAGTGAACGACGTGTCGAACGTGCTGGTCACCGCCGGTACTGGCGTGCCGACCTCCGGTCTGGTGCTCTCCGCATAG
- a CDS encoding MaoC family dehydratase codes for MTAAAVGDKLPELIITADPTFVVSTALATRDFQDVHHDRDKAVERGSKDIFVNILTDTGIVQRFVTDWAGPTAMLRSISLRLGVPWYAYDTVTLTGEVTAVDDGVVTVAVTGRDSLGDHVIATVVYAEGQS; via the coding sequence ATGACGGCCGCCGCGGTGGGCGACAAGCTGCCCGAGCTGATCATCACCGCAGACCCGACCTTCGTTGTGTCGACCGCGTTGGCCACCAGGGACTTCCAGGACGTGCACCACGATCGGGACAAGGCGGTCGAGCGCGGCTCGAAAGACATCTTCGTCAACATCCTCACCGACACCGGGATCGTGCAACGCTTCGTCACCGACTGGGCCGGACCGACCGCGATGCTGCGCTCGATCTCGCTGCGGCTCGGCGTGCCCTGGTACGCCTACGACACGGTGACGCTCACCGGCGAGGTGACCGCCGTCGACGATGGGGTGGTCACCGTGGCGGTCACCGGTCGGGACTCGTTGGGCGACCACGTGATCGCGACCGTGGTGTACGCGGAAGGACAGTCGTGA
- a CDS encoding bifunctional MaoC family dehydratase N-terminal/OB-fold nucleic acid binding domain-containing protein encodes MTETISAAELLVESERIKADGPSKPRTARDPVNQPMINNWVEAIGDANPIYVDDAAARAAGHPGIVAPPAMAQVWTMPGLHGSRTTDDPLGRIIRLFDDAGFTSIVATNCDQTYHRYLRLGEQVTLTIELQKVVGPKQTALGMGWFVTTRNVWSVRSDGEGSVGEPVAEMLFRVLKFAPGTAPKRESAADVSQLVRPAISRDTEFFWAGTKVGELRIQRTPDGLRHPPIPAIWQDRSAPVDYQVAAGTGTVFSFVVHHAPKVPGRALPFVVALVELDEGVRMLGELRGIDPADVEIGLPVRVDYLAVDDDVTLPFWRPAIQEQA; translated from the coding sequence ATGACTGAGACTATAAGCGCCGCAGAGCTGTTGGTCGAGTCCGAGCGGATCAAGGCGGACGGCCCGAGCAAGCCGCGCACCGCGCGGGACCCGGTGAACCAGCCGATGATCAACAACTGGGTGGAGGCGATCGGCGACGCCAACCCGATCTACGTCGACGATGCCGCGGCGCGCGCGGCCGGGCATCCGGGAATCGTCGCGCCGCCGGCGATGGCGCAGGTGTGGACCATGCCCGGGCTGCACGGCTCGCGGACCACCGACGACCCGCTCGGCCGGATCATCCGGCTGTTCGACGATGCCGGGTTCACCTCCATCGTCGCGACCAACTGCGACCAGACCTACCACCGCTACCTCCGCCTCGGTGAGCAGGTCACCCTGACCATCGAGTTGCAGAAGGTGGTGGGCCCCAAGCAGACCGCGCTCGGCATGGGCTGGTTCGTGACCACCCGCAATGTGTGGTCGGTCCGGAGCGACGGGGAAGGTTCCGTCGGCGAGCCGGTGGCCGAGATGCTGTTCCGGGTATTGAAGTTCGCGCCGGGGACGGCGCCGAAGCGGGAATCCGCAGCGGACGTGTCGCAGCTGGTGCGCCCGGCGATCTCCCGGGACACCGAGTTCTTCTGGGCCGGAACGAAGGTCGGCGAGCTACGGATCCAGCGCACCCCGGACGGGTTGCGCCATCCGCCGATCCCGGCCATCTGGCAGGACCGCTCGGCGCCGGTCGACTATCAGGTCGCGGCCGGTACCGGCACCGTGTTCAGCTTCGTGGTGCACCACGCGCCGAAAGTGCCCGGTCGCGCGCTGCCGTTCGTGGTAGCGCTGGTGGAACTGGACGAGGGGGTGCGGATGCTCGGTGAGTTGCGCGGGATCGATCCGGCCGACGTCGAGATCGGCCTGCCGGTGCGGGTCGACTACCTCGCCGTCGACGACGATGTGACGCTGCCCTTCTGGCGCCCCGCGATCCAGGAGCAGGCATGA
- a CDS encoding acyl-CoA dehydrogenase family protein, translating into MFIDLTDDQRALQRELRQYFAGLVTPAEAAVMATERHGPTYREVIRRMGKDGRLGVGWPVEYGGRGFGPVEQDIFVNEAARADVPLPSVTLQTVGPTLQTYGTDEQKARFLPAILAGEVHFAIGYSEPEAGTDLAALTTTAVRDGDHYIVNGQKTFTTGGHDADFIWLAVRTGPADSRHRGISILIVDTADPGFSWTPIITCDGAHHVNATYYSDVRVPASMLVGTENEGWRLITTQLNHERVMLGPAGRIGGIYDRLRRWAADHDLLGEPDVANILGEIHATFRLNELLNWQVAATDGAVDIADASATKVFATERIQRVGRLAEEVVGRYGDPAEPDTAALLEWLDRRTKQNVVITFGGGVNEVMRELIATAGLDLPRVPR; encoded by the coding sequence ATGTTCATCGACCTGACCGACGATCAGCGAGCGCTGCAACGCGAGCTACGGCAGTACTTCGCCGGCTTGGTCACCCCGGCCGAGGCGGCCGTGATGGCCACCGAGCGACATGGCCCGACCTACCGTGAGGTGATCCGGCGGATGGGTAAGGACGGCCGGCTCGGCGTGGGCTGGCCGGTCGAGTACGGCGGCCGCGGGTTCGGCCCGGTCGAGCAGGACATCTTCGTCAACGAGGCGGCCCGGGCGGACGTGCCGCTCCCGTCGGTGACGCTGCAGACCGTCGGGCCGACGCTGCAGACCTACGGCACCGACGAGCAGAAGGCCCGGTTTTTGCCGGCGATTCTGGCCGGCGAGGTGCATTTTGCGATCGGTTACAGCGAGCCGGAGGCGGGCACCGATCTGGCCGCCCTGACCACCACGGCGGTCCGGGACGGCGACCACTACATCGTCAACGGGCAAAAGACGTTCACCACCGGCGGGCACGACGCCGACTTCATCTGGCTGGCGGTCCGCACCGGCCCCGCGGACAGCCGGCATCGAGGTATTTCGATCCTGATCGTGGACACCGCCGACCCGGGGTTCAGCTGGACCCCGATCATCACCTGCGACGGCGCGCACCACGTGAACGCCACCTACTACAGCGATGTCCGGGTGCCGGCGAGCATGCTGGTCGGCACGGAGAACGAGGGCTGGCGGCTGATCACCACCCAGCTCAATCACGAGCGGGTGATGTTGGGTCCGGCCGGCCGGATCGGTGGAATCTACGATCGGCTGCGCCGTTGGGCGGCCGATCACGACCTGCTCGGCGAGCCGGACGTGGCGAACATCCTCGGCGAGATCCACGCGACCTTCCGGCTGAACGAGCTGCTCAACTGGCAGGTCGCCGCCACCGACGGGGCGGTCGACATCGCGGATGCGTCAGCGACCAAGGTCTTCGCCACCGAGCGGATCCAGCGGGTCGGACGCCTCGCCGAGGAGGTGGTCGGCCGCTACGGCGACCCGGCCGAGCCGGATACCGCTGCACTGCTGGAATGGCTGGACCGGCGGACCAAACAGAACGTCGTGATCACCTTCGGCGGTGGGGTGAACGAAGTGATGCGTGAACTGATCGCCACCGCCGGACTCGATCTGCCGAGGGTGCCCCGATGA
- a CDS encoding acyl-CoA dehydrogenase family protein, whose product MDFARDESQAAVAEVAVELVRRAPGAALWPALVESGLLSAPLPARLGGDDLGLLGVCTLLYELARGAAEVPAQATLGLGVLPVLATARPEVADELLAGVATGAVLTAGLRQPGAGAPIRVETDAARGRLFGRTVGVPYAAQAAAILLPTDLGLAVVGPTDQGVSCIPTRTSAGTPEATLVLDGARARHLIEADPAVLHRYRLATVGAVADGLLAGAIGLTAGHVRTRHQFGKPLATFQAVAQQIADVYVTGRTLHVGAQSAAWRLAEGLDPDDDLAVLGYWIAAEVPPALRICHHLHGGIGVDVDYPLHRYSSQVKDLVRGLGGPSARLAEVGRSVGAR is encoded by the coding sequence GTGGACTTTGCCAGGGACGAGAGCCAGGCCGCGGTAGCCGAGGTTGCGGTGGAGCTGGTCCGACGCGCACCGGGCGCGGCACTGTGGCCGGCGCTGGTCGAGTCCGGGCTGCTGTCTGCACCGTTGCCGGCTCGTCTCGGTGGTGACGACCTCGGTCTGCTCGGCGTGTGCACCCTGCTCTACGAGCTGGCTCGGGGCGCGGCGGAGGTGCCGGCGCAGGCGACCCTCGGGTTGGGGGTGTTGCCGGTGCTGGCAACCGCCCGGCCCGAAGTAGCGGACGAGTTGCTTGCCGGGGTGGCGACCGGTGCGGTGCTGACCGCTGGGCTCCGGCAGCCGGGTGCCGGTGCACCCATCAGGGTCGAGACCGACGCCGCCCGCGGTCGGTTGTTCGGTCGCACGGTCGGCGTCCCGTACGCGGCACAGGCGGCTGCCATCCTGCTCCCGACCGATCTCGGCCTGGCCGTGGTGGGCCCGACCGACCAAGGCGTGTCATGCATTCCGACCCGGACCTCGGCCGGAACGCCGGAGGCCACGCTGGTGCTCGACGGTGCCCGGGCCCGACACCTGATCGAGGCCGATCCAGCCGTGCTGCATCGTTACCGGCTCGCCACCGTCGGCGCGGTCGCAGACGGCCTGCTGGCCGGCGCCATCGGGCTCACCGCCGGGCATGTGCGCACCCGACATCAGTTCGGTAAACCACTGGCTACCTTCCAGGCCGTGGCGCAGCAGATCGCCGATGTCTACGTGACCGGTCGCACGCTGCACGTCGGCGCGCAGTCGGCGGCATGGCGGTTGGCCGAGGGCTTGGATCCCGACGACGACCTGGCGGTGCTCGGGTATTGGATCGCCGCGGAGGTGCCACCGGCCCTGCGTATTTGTCACCACCTGCATGGCGGGATCGGGGTGGATGTGGACTATCCGCTGCATCGCTATTCGTCACAGGTGAAGGATCTCGTGCGGGGCCTCGGTGGTCCGAGCGCACGGCTGGCGGAAGTGGGGCGATCGGTGGGAGCGCGCTGA
- a CDS encoding acyl-CoA dehydrogenase, with product MTIATDGTIATTAEQCAVQQSIAAWAGAADPIGTRRADPAAAADSWRVSWPALAELGVFGVAVPDDCGGFGGSLLDLAVMLEQCARELAGGPIAETALAGLAVARGAAAARGWCAPIVAGELPCAVVGQSVSGRRDGDRIVLGGSAGPVRGAAPGVALLVAAELPGERVWCLVDAGGLGVELVPVEPLDPSCPLGEVRFADTPIGADRILGPLPELADLAVLLAVSEAAGVVGWCLDTAVAYAKVREQFGQPIGKFQAVKHLCAGMLCRVESIRAVAWDAALAAESGTELPIAAAVAASVTFAAAVEVAKDCIQVLGGIGFTWEHDAHLYLRRVAAMRQLCGGADRWHTRVAELSRAGARRTARIGYAGDAELRAEIAGWVAEIAGRPAGEQRAALVGAGLLAPHWPTPYGRDADPAEQLVIAEELDRAGIEVPDLVIGAWALPTILAHGSPAQVERFVGPSLRGELTWCQLFSEPEAGSDLASLRTTATRVEGGWRLSGQKVWTSKASDADWGICLARTDRAAPKHRGITYFLVDMRSPGIRVVPLVEIIGEPRFNEVFLDDVLVPDECVVGAVNEGWKLANTTLANERVAIGGTRLDATLERLLTTVPAADAVASARLGALIATGVAGSLLGLRAAVRQLAGAGPGAESSVRKLVGVQYRQDVAEFAFELAGAAGAAAGPDGQEFLLTRCLSIAGGTTQVLRTVAAERILGLPR from the coding sequence GTGACGATTGCCACCGACGGGACAATTGCCACAACCGCGGAACAGTGTGCGGTTCAGCAATCGATCGCGGCCTGGGCGGGAGCGGCCGATCCGATCGGCACCCGGCGGGCCGACCCGGCTGCAGCCGCCGACAGCTGGCGGGTGAGCTGGCCGGCCCTCGCCGAGCTGGGTGTGTTCGGGGTCGCCGTGCCGGACGATTGCGGCGGCTTCGGCGGTTCCCTGCTCGACCTCGCCGTGATGCTGGAGCAGTGCGCCCGCGAACTGGCCGGTGGGCCGATCGCCGAGACCGCGCTGGCCGGACTGGCGGTCGCCCGCGGTGCGGCGGCGGCGCGGGGCTGGTGTGCCCCGATCGTGGCCGGCGAGTTGCCGTGTGCCGTTGTCGGGCAATCGGTATCCGGCCGCCGCGACGGCGATCGGATCGTGCTCGGCGGGTCGGCCGGTCCGGTGCGGGGTGCCGCCCCCGGGGTCGCACTCCTGGTGGCGGCCGAGCTGCCCGGGGAGCGGGTCTGGTGCCTGGTCGATGCCGGCGGGCTCGGCGTCGAGCTGGTGCCGGTCGAGCCGCTGGACCCGAGCTGCCCACTCGGCGAGGTCCGGTTCGCCGACACCCCGATCGGTGCCGATCGCATCCTCGGCCCACTTCCGGAGCTGGCCGATCTCGCTGTGCTGCTGGCAGTTTCCGAAGCAGCCGGGGTCGTCGGGTGGTGCTTGGATACCGCGGTCGCCTACGCCAAGGTGCGCGAGCAGTTCGGTCAGCCGATCGGAAAGTTCCAGGCGGTCAAACACCTCTGCGCCGGAATGCTCTGCCGGGTCGAGTCGATTCGGGCGGTCGCCTGGGATGCGGCGCTCGCCGCCGAGTCCGGTACCGAGCTGCCGATCGCTGCGGCGGTGGCGGCGTCGGTCACGTTCGCGGCGGCGGTCGAGGTTGCCAAGGATTGCATCCAGGTGCTCGGCGGGATCGGCTTCACCTGGGAACACGATGCGCACCTCTACCTGCGTCGGGTCGCCGCGATGCGACAGCTGTGCGGCGGAGCGGACCGCTGGCATACCCGGGTCGCCGAGTTGAGCCGCGCCGGCGCCCGGCGGACGGCCCGGATCGGCTACGCCGGCGACGCCGAGCTGCGGGCCGAGATCGCCGGTTGGGTCGCCGAGATCGCGGGCCGCCCGGCGGGCGAGCAGCGTGCTGCGCTGGTCGGCGCCGGACTGCTCGCGCCGCACTGGCCCACCCCGTACGGCCGGGATGCCGATCCGGCCGAGCAGTTGGTGATCGCCGAGGAACTGGATCGGGCCGGAATCGAGGTGCCGGACCTGGTGATCGGTGCCTGGGCGTTGCCGACGATCTTGGCGCACGGCAGCCCGGCGCAGGTCGAGCGGTTCGTCGGGCCCTCGCTGCGTGGCGAGCTGACCTGGTGTCAGCTGTTCAGCGAGCCGGAGGCGGGCTCGGATCTGGCGTCGTTGCGCACCACGGCAACCCGGGTCGAGGGCGGCTGGCGATTGTCGGGGCAGAAGGTGTGGACGTCGAAGGCATCCGACGCCGACTGGGGGATCTGCCTGGCTCGCACCGATCGTGCCGCGCCGAAACACCGCGGGATCACCTACTTCCTGGTCGACATGCGTTCGCCCGGCATCCGGGTGGTGCCACTGGTCGAGATCATCGGCGAGCCCCGGTTCAACGAGGTTTTTCTCGACGACGTACTCGTCCCCGACGAGTGCGTGGTCGGCGCGGTGAACGAAGGCTGGAAGCTGGCGAACACGACGCTGGCCAACGAGCGGGTGGCGATCGGCGGGACCCGGCTCGACGCGACCCTGGAGCGGTTGCTGACGACGGTGCCGGCAGCCGACGCGGTCGCATCCGCCCGGCTCGGCGCGCTGATCGCCACCGGTGTGGCCGGGTCGTTGCTCGGCTTGCGGGCGGCAGTCCGGCAGCTGGCCGGTGCCGGGCCGGGCGCGGAATCCAGCGTGCGCAAGTTGGTCGGGGTGCAGTACCGGCAGGACGTCGCCGAGTTCGCGTTCGAGCTGGCCGGCGCGGCCGGCGCCGCGGCCGGTCCGGACGGTCAGGAGTTCCTGCTCACCCGGTGCCTGTCGATCGCCGGCGGCACCACCCAGGTCCTGCGCACCGTCGCCGCCGAACGTATCCTCGGCCTCCCCCGCTGA
- the kstR gene encoding cholesterol catabolism transcriptional regulator KstR — protein sequence MTPPASPAGNPTAAEEPVTLPATVVTLTDSDLSSSAQRKRRRRILDATLALASKGGYDAVQMRAVAERADVAVGTLYRYFPSKVHLLVAALGREFERIDSKRRGPLGDTPHRRMHTLLGQITRSMQRDPLLTEAMTRAFMFADASAAAEVDRVGRFMDRMFAQAMRGDDEEPTERQLAIARVISEVWLSNLVAWITRRSSPSDVAARLDLAVDLLLGDSSE from the coding sequence ATGACCCCGCCCGCGAGCCCAGCCGGAAACCCGACCGCGGCAGAGGAACCGGTAACCCTGCCGGCGACCGTCGTCACGCTCACCGATTCCGATCTGAGTTCGTCGGCCCAGCGCAAACGGCGGCGGCGGATCCTGGACGCGACATTGGCGCTGGCCTCCAAGGGGGGCTACGACGCGGTGCAGATGCGGGCCGTCGCCGAACGTGCCGACGTGGCGGTCGGCACCCTGTATCGATACTTCCCGTCCAAAGTGCATCTGCTGGTTGCGGCCCTGGGCCGGGAGTTCGAACGGATCGACAGCAAACGCCGCGGCCCGCTGGGGGACACGCCGCACCGGCGGATGCATACCCTGCTCGGCCAGATCACCCGGTCGATGCAGCGTGACCCGCTCCTCACCGAAGCGATGACCAGGGCATTCATGTTCGCCGACGCGTCGGCTGCAGCGGAGGTGGACCGGGTCGGCCGATTCATGGACCGAATGTTCGCGCAGGCCATGCGCGGCGACGACGAAGAACCCACCGAACGGCAGCTGGCCATTGCGCGGGTGATCAGTGAGGTCTGGCTGTCGAATCTGGTCGCCTGGATCACCCGCCGTTCGTCACCCAGCGACGTCGCGGCACGTCTCGACCTCGCGGTTGATCTGTTGCTCGGCGATTCGAGCGAATAA